Within Miscanthus floridulus cultivar M001 unplaced genomic scaffold, ASM1932011v1 fs_410_1_2, whole genome shotgun sequence, the genomic segment TAATTGTCAAGTTTCTGTCGGTGTCTGCTGCGCGTAGTGAAGCTGCTGACTGCCTGACTAACTATTTGGTTGCCGGGGAGGAGAAACCATGGATGCATGTTTTTGTAGAGTTGCTATCTTTTTCTATTCTTGTTTTCTACTGGATGCAGGGGCCACCTCGTGTGCCTCGTGCGTATATATATAATGGATGCATTATTGGTGACTGAGCGGTGGAGCAGCTACTATTTCTTGGCACCATCAACAACATTATCTTTCTCTTTTCTGTTTAATTATATCTGCCTAGCTTTAGACCAATAATCCTGATGAAGAACACACACACGTACACATCTGCCCCTGTTGGTTGCAGCAGCTCTATAAATACCTCACCGTTGCATACTCGCTTAAccagcagcagaagaagcgcaaTAACAAGCCACACTTGCCCGTGAGTTAGCCTTTCTATACCTTACGCTTTTGGCCTTTTGCAATACTAATATAGTGGCTACCAGTAGTTTGCTAATTTCCTTTTAATTTCACAGGCCAGAGcatcattatatatatattatattatcgTCATCAATTGATTTGCAGTTTCAATTCGCGACCGACAACCGATGAGCTCCACGGCGACGGCGGCACCGGAGTGCGGCGGCCCCAAGACGTCGTGGCCGGAGGTGGTCGGGCTCagcgtggaggaagccaagaaggtgaTCCTCAAGGACAAGCCCGATGCCGACATCGTCGTGCTGCCCACCGGCTCGCCTGTGACCATGGATTACCGCCCCAACCGCGTCCGCATCTTCGTCGACACCGTCGCCCAGACGCCCCATGTCGGCTGATaagctcgctgctgctgctgctgcatgcacAGCTTCCTTCGCTCCTCGCTCCAGAACTTGAATAAAATATGTATGCGTGTCTGTGCATCTGCCGCATAATGGATGTATTCGTGTTTTTCTTTCCTACTATATACATTATCACTAAATCAAATAGTGTCATCGTTCTTGCATACATAAATAAATGTATCAGAATGTCGTTCATCCTTGCACGAATGAATATATGAACGCTAAATCCAACCGTTCGTCCGAGTGATTTCTGGGCGTCCAACACTCGATTTTTTGAGCCGTCCGATCCCTCTGTCATTTAATCTGCCGCATCTGTTTCTTTCTTGTTTTTCATCTCTGGCCTAGCAGTGAACGTACAACAGCAGTATGAGCCTTTCACGGGTACCAAGGCATGCAGCTACGTTTCATAGCATGTTCGCTCGAACTTATCAGCGGACTCATCAGCTAAAatttacagtatttttctctccatAAATTAGTTTCAGCCGGCTTTATTACTAGCCAAATAGGACAGGGCAGCACAGCACAGCATGTGACTACTGGTCCCGGCCACTCCGCCCCCGCGTTGCATACAAATATAGCAGTCGTTAGCCCCTACCATGTTCGTGTGTATGCATGCAGTTTTATTTCTATAGTATGAGCAGATTACGTCTTAATGAATCATATTTTACTACTTCTATTTAGGTGTAAGTTCTATGTTCAATTGGTGTAAATTGATTATTCGTAAATGAGAATGGTTAGAATTACCCGAACAGTTATCTGATCATTTTTTTTGCCTTTCTTTCTGTTTTCTGTATGTTTGATTTGGTTCTCCTTTGAAATCTTTCAATTCGGCTTCTATAGAAATAATCTGGTTATTTTTCTgtattttttatttgttgtttGTATGTTTTATTTGCTTTTTTTAATTTCTTCCAATTTGCACTTCATAGTAATTATCTGGtatttttttgttattttataatttaattttTGCATTTACTTGATATATTTTATTTGCAATCTTTAGATGTGGATCCAGTGGTTATAGAAATCGAGTGTTTGGATGGGATCCGACACTCAATTATTGTTGTTCGTTGGAATCGCGTGTTTTAGGGAGACTTGACACTCGGGTGACAGACGTCCTTGGAACACCCGAACGTCTAGTAGAAAGACCTATATGAAAGAGGGATCAGTTGTTTGTTTTGAATTTCTTTCATTAAAAGCAGCGGGAGATTTCCCTCTAGAGTTCAAATGATACTataaaaatcatgctctatcttgATTCTGTCGACTCATTTTTATGtttatttttctctatttattATAATTAGTCGATATTGAACAACCAAACTAAATAAAAGATTAAGTGACATGGACTACTGTCGCTAGTATATACTCTCGTTATCTATTATCCTTTTGTTTTTGTATATAAATCTTTTTCGAACTTTTGCTGGTGTTTGTGGAGTTATATATATGAGTCATGTCACCCACATTTTGACAGCAGCTCTCCATGCTTTCTAcacttaggcctggtttagttccaaaaaattttcaccttaaactatcacatcgaatcttgcggcacatgtatggagtattaaatatagatgaaaaaaaactaattgcatagtttggttggaaatcgcgagacgaatgttttaagactaattagtccatgatatgccataagtgctacagtactatgGGACGCGTTTAGTTGACGAATTTTTTTggttttggttactgtagcacgttcgctTGTATTTAGCAGTTaatgtctaattatagactaattactGTCGCCTAGACTTTTGTCTGTACAACAAGTTGCTATTAGTTCTATGGGCCAACCGGCCAAATCAAGCCCAGTGCATACTCCATCACGTGTTGAACGGCCCAGAGGACAACCCATGAGCTGGTCCATGACAGTGATATTGAAAGTTAACAAAAACTACATTTATGGAAGAAAAATTCTGCCACCGTGCCACAAGCATAGCATTTGGGATCAATTAACAAGACAGCTTAAGTGGTCGGTCGATAGATTCGCGGTCGGTTACTTGGTTTCTCCATATGCAGGTAATCTCTCTCTAGCTAGGATAGATCTtgtaatagtttttttttttttttgttgaggaTAATCgaaggggagaagcactccccaCCTACTTGATTGCATTGGAGCaacaccgatagcctgccacgggggtccccgggcagtgttgttcgggcttcagcgtatgcggaactcgacggtaaacgcaagagacagtcgatttatcctggttcggaccctcgatctttgatcgagtaatagccctacgtccagtcggcgtttagcctttgcgttggattgatcgtaaagtgttgtgttgtacaattgtccaaAGTCTCCCCTGTCTGGGaaccctgtcctcctttatatagtctggaggtcagaatcctagtcggtttacaatgagagttcctagtaggattacagaataatactactactaagattataggggaagaatcctactcagactaggtcttctcccttccttgcggggtatcccgtgggtcccgcaccgacaagcccccgagcacttcatggttgagctctggaagcctcgtcttgttccttcaggtcttgtcgagcaggaacaagcgtcgtccgagtgctttcttgagcgaaaccgtgtagcacttcgtgagatcttcgcgtggtgtgtacctttttgaagaaaaaagtactcccatttggatgttgCCCCCGAggctcttgctgtttggcacaaggagcgtgagggtcttttcttgaaatcgccctgattcttcgtcgaagggctctccgagcatatacccgggttctttgtcaaaaagagctcggacatagctatgtccgggttcctttttgtTGTGTGGCCTTAAAGtcatctgtcttgaagaagtcttctgagtgacgtgcgcttttttgaatgaaaaagtgcagtcactgagtgtagcccccgtgcctcttactatttggaacaaaaagttggagggtcttgaatcttatgctgttcaaaagagctgaaaatcctctcctgttgcagcccccgagtgtatatccgggttcttttattcaaaaagaactcgggtgctgggtcttggcatattttctagcggtctgctgttgtcagatgtggttGTTTGGTAGtagttgagtgtaaatgttgtttgctcacgagttgtacagtgttggtatatcctttcgaatatgctcgtccttgagtactgttccttcacgcctgagtcctctttcattgaattctgtcttttcactatgtcctttgttaggcttgtttcgttggtgctcctggttcatgtgcaccgctccttcggtctataaataccctcctagagtgctgttttgattcattgagcgttttgttgcttgttctgaagtctctgtagtcatgaatatggtagtttgtgaagtagagcagccccccgGGGAGTATTttatagttcttgtatatcttgtcgtagttggaggaagttttgtgatagggattagaggtagactaatcccgtagcagcaatgtaccaggatgtacatggcggtagttggaggaagccTTGTGATGTTGtctttgttccttcatctggtagttctgggttgatcctcgtcgcctgtcctgagactgtccagtgcagatcaacaccatatccagtatcacatcggtcttgggtagacagatgcctgccggccttctctactccatgttgTCCTACTATGccgctgatttctgccttggatgcactgcgttcgtcctttgaagaaaacagtgttgCCAAGGGTGGTTTGttcttccgagtagcaatttggaacacgtagtcgttccagagcctagccgtgtccgggttcctctttgctactttgtttGTCGTGGtaccaagttcgttgggtcttgtaagatgtgtaatcttctattttttgaaaccatttataatggaaagaatcttgccttctgagttgtcattctttattctcctgattttccggttgttgatgagatttctgagttctttctgtaGGGACCGGGTTGTTAcgctccttgtgaggtaacccttctttgctttattgttgatgagttttTTTGTGGTAATATGATATCTCTGCCgtggtgctagatggataagtctgaaatctacccgttgaactgtaccgttgtgtggatttgagccgtccGTTATTTTAGCTGCGTCGATAAATGGACCATTGtatcctcatgccgtgttaaaacgggcctggtgggccgcgtttttaccggtgtaaaatctatttaaaggcctgtctcctccttttctttggtaccctgcctttgccttgaaaccctagccttcgcaactccgccgtcgccattgccgtccatcatctgagcgctgccgtctgagccttctctttccctagtgcctttttgcttccaCTAGTACATTGTTAAGAAGAAAgccgcgagcaagtcccaggcagcctttgtggatgaggaatcatcactttttgtggtcgagaaccaagagttcatggccatgagggctgcccagaggGTTTGGCTGGCTCCGACAacgactgaagaccagcttcgcgagcttgttggcgatggtctgatccagagcaaggacattgctgaatggagggcttcgggcgagcatcgggtccctgctccaggtcctggtgagattattctctttgtttcctttatccgtgctggactttgcctcccggcttctgcttttcttcatcgttttctcagctattttgggattagcctgaatcaccttgcccccaatgctgtccttcatctttccattttcgttcatctttgtgaaaccttccttggaattcctccttctctttccctctttcgctATTTTTCCGCCTAAAGCCACAACCCTACcgtgatgacaccaatgttcttggtggttgcgggatccagttttgctagggtcttaagagcaaattttttgactatgacctggttgattctataaggAATTGGTGTGCTGACTGTTTctatgctgccaacttgattcctcctctttctgttcactccgaatctagtcccttggttaatgaccgatgggataagaaccttGTGATGACTGCTGAGCTCCAaacgatcaagccttttctcgagagtatttgcactctgaaacagcaaggcttgaccgacttcggtattatttcaagttttcttcgtcgccgagttcaacctttgaaggagcgcgaACATTATGGGTTCGAGTACTCTGggcagaggacccttctcgtatggtccctgcccttgagttaaccgacgaggaggtgctcgagcatctctagaagatgctaaaaggagtaagCATCGTTCCGCTTactgtccttgagtacagcgctaagaacccgccccctgctatgagttgttcttttctttatgaGAGTACTTTTGATTCCCtttcgttgtatccacttttgcttaatcatccttgtcttgttgttttactcttttataggaattgaggcataatttcgctgatccaattccccttgatgatctcgctgcaaatgtggaggctgggggtagtcttgctggggtttccttgaccagtaagtttcgaactaccatgatgcttcctggtgtttcttccgcattttctgacatatatgaagagtatgttcctcatctagttcctcgagctcctcgcacTTTCGGAAAGAGGGGGCAAGTGGATAgctcttcttctgctccatctactgccaagaagtcctgTTAgatgaggtggctgtgagggggacagagtCCACAGCTGCTGATTTGTCGGCTCccaaggtgaccgtggccattgcggtgggttcatctgagggattggtcatggcttcccaggagattgccctggtcgtgccttcttcgcctcggcctgcttctccctctcctcttcttgcttccaGTGGTCCGCCTTcggctgatgacgtggtgcagcagtttgatgccactcatcaatTGTCGGAGCTAACCGCCGTCTAGGGAAGCTTGttgacccttgcgacttcttttggggaaagggTCCAGGTAAGTTTATCTGTAGTTCTTTCTTTAGATGTTTGTTTTTCtcctgtccttatgtcttgtttttctttctctctttttgctcagtctttttctcatgatcataccggcttctttttctcgtctgaaaacgagaaaaagttgtcttctgaggtgagtaccctgaaggcagagcttgacatatgtcgggccgagttggagattGAGCGTCAGATGCATCAGaatgaggagaaggctctccgtgcTCGGGTAGTTGAGGCAGAacagcagagggatgcagctgccctGGAGGCCTCGAAAAATGTGGAGGTCATGAAGGAGTGCCATGGTATCGCGAGTTCTTTTTcgcttccctttgtattcaaattcgcttttctactgacttgtcttttcttgcttggtctagctctccgagttgaaaagcagaagctctcggagggtatcgaggagaatGAAGACACTCGTTCGAACTAGCCACagtaaggctgaggaggtaattactcaagctgaagaagaactcacgcttgctaaattgattaggcgtggagctgacagagatcttgtgcaggcccaaaagaccgtcgaggacttgactggcaagttggcaacggctacagaaaactggaaagctttgtggaagtcttttcggtcaatAGCCGACCTTCTTCGAACTTCAGCagacgatggtcattcttgggctcaattcattccccaagtgccgacccatttccaggagtttgtgaagaggtgtgcccatctttgcactAGGAACGTTCTTGCCCaagtccgggttctttctccagattttcctttgtccaaggttgccgatgaagctgagagccaagagtacctggatgctgttgagaggttggagcctgaggtcgatgacttagccaggaagattgtagataatcttaacattgttgtttcttctcctgatgacaatgcctgatgtaatcgacctttgtattctagcttctgtaacaaaacactatacttgaaaactaaatggagaatctttattttttgtcgatgtcttctttgtctatatttctttgtctcgtaaacaactcggctttggtaaatcattgtcttgacaaactttcttgatctgtcgagtgcttttctcgctttcgtttgtgccttgtaaacaacttggtatatgtagattgatgtcttgatagacttccttgatttgtcaagtgcttgtctggctttcgtttgtgacttgtaaacaactcggtatagatcgttgtcttgacgaACTTTGcattcttgttagtactgaaaagacttaggatatctccagcttcttctttttggcttaacttggagtgtggtcagcatcttgtcctatctctggttgcaaaaacatcttaggactagcaagcccccgagcacttcatggttgagttctggaagccttgtcttgttccttcaagtcttgtcgagcaggaacaagtgtcatccaagtgctttcttgagcgaaaccatgtagcgcttcttgggatcttctgagtgtatcCCTCGAGCCtctttgctatttggaacaaggagctggagggtcttgtcttgaaattgctctgatttatgttcaggcttagttttagttgttttgctttttggttcgggtgttagcttattagctaccttcatcggcaggctcaagcatcttttcagctcttttgctctcggccggtatgctcaggcgtcttttcagccattttgctttttggttcgggtgttagcttgttagctaccctcatcagcgagctcaagcatgtttttagctcttttgctctcggccggtatgctcagatgtcttttcagccattttgctttttgtttcgggtgttagcttgttagctaccctcatcggcgggctcaagcatattttcagctcttttgctctcggccggtatgctcaggcgtcttttcagccattttgctttttggttgggtgttagcttgttagctaccctcatcggcgggctcaagcatatttttagctcttttgctctcggctggtatgctcaggcgtcttttcagccattttgctttttggttcgggtgttagcttgttagctaccctcatcggcgggctcaaacatgtttttagctcttttgctctcggccggtatgctcaggcgtcttttcaaccattttgcttttttggtgctcattggaaacaactcggggaaagccataataagacatgtgTTTGTCaggaaagaaccatctttatNNNNNNNNNNNNNNNNNNNNNNNNNNNNNNNNNNNNNNNNNNNNNNNNNNNNNNNNNNNNNNNNNNNNNNNNNNNNNNNNNNNNNNNNNNNNNNNNNNNNNNNNNNNNNNNNNNNNNNNNNNNNNNNNNNNNNNNNNNNNNNNNNNNNNNNNNNNNNNNNNNNNNNNNNNNNNNNNNNNNNNNNNNNNNNNNNNNNNNNNNNNNNNNNNNNNNNNNNNNNNNNNNNNNNNNNNNNNNNNNNNNNNNNNNNNNNNNNNNNNNNNNNNNNNNNNNNNNNNNNNNNNNNNNNNNNNNNNNNNNNNNNNNNNNNNNNNNNNNNNNNNNNNNNNNNNNNNNNNNNNNNNNNNNNNNNNNNNNNNNNNNNNNNNNNNNNNNNNNNNNNNNNNNNNNNNNNNNNNNNNNNNNNNNNNNNNNNNNNNNNNNNNNNNNNNNNNNNNNNNNNNNNNNNNNNNNNNNNNNNNNNNNNNNNNNNNNNNNNNNNNNNNNNNNNNNNNNNNNNNNNNNNNNNNNNNNNNNNNNNNNNNNNNNNNNNNNNNNNNNNNNNNNNNNNNNNNNNNNNNNNNNNNNNNNNNNNNNNNNNNNNNNNNNNNNNNNNNNNNNNNNNNNNNNNNNNNNNNNNNNNNNNNNNNNNNNNNNNNNNNNNNNNNNNNNNNNNNNNNNNNNNNNNNNNNNNNNNNNNNNNNNNNNNNNNNNNNNNNN encodes:
- the LOC136531669 gene encoding subtilisin-chymotrypsin inhibitor-2B-like, whose product is MSSTATAAPECGGPKTSWPEVVGLSVEEAKKVILKDKPDADIVVLPTGSPVTMDYRPNRVRIFVDTVAQTPHVG